One Trichoderma atroviride chromosome 7, complete sequence DNA segment encodes these proteins:
- a CDS encoding uncharacterized protein (EggNog:ENOG41~MEROPS:MER0039482) has product MSGYPGQGYHGAGHHGGGGGYGYDNNNNNYPPQPSYNGGGYGGQGGYNAGPPQQGYGPPQGGYGGQGGYPPQQQYNSPAPGGYNGPPPQQGGYGNYQQPPPQHGGYGPPQGGYGGHQNQYRPPSHPPPPGVDDQGYPLYPPSAAHARAGPRPPTNEPVAFGHGAPAGYTFQYSNCTGKRKALLIGINYFGSKAELKGCINDVHNVSNFLINNYHYKREDMVILTDDQSEPRMRPTKANIQDAMGWLVRGAQPNDSLFLHYSGHGGQTEDQDGDEEDGSDEVIYPVDFQQAGHIVDDEIHFRVVKPLQAGVRLTAIFDSCHSATVMDLPYVYSTKGVLKEPNLAKEAGQGLLGAISSYASGDIAGVTSSIMGFAKQAFSGDGAYKKTVATRTSSADVVMWSGSKDDQTSADAFVGTEATGAMSWAFISALKANPKQSYVELLNSIREILETKYTQKPQLSCSHPLDTNLMFVM; this is encoded by the exons ATGTCCGGATATCCTGGCCAGGGTTACCACGGCGCGGGCCACCacggtggcggtggtggctaCGGAtacgacaacaacaacaacaactatCCTCCCCAACCCAGCTATAACGGCGGCGGCTATGGTGGACAGGGAGGATACAACGCTGGCCCTCCCCAGCAAGGGTACGGCCCTCCTCAGGGCGGCTATGGAGGGCAGGGCGGCTATCCTCCCCAGCAACAGTACAACTCGCCTGCCCCGGGCGGCTACAACggccctcctcctcaacaaGGCGGCTACGGCAACTACCAGCAGCCTCCGCCGCAGCATGGAGGATACGGGCCGCCTCAGGGAGGATATGGCGGCCATCAAAACCAATACCGTCCTCCTTCGCATCCTCCGCCTCCAGGCGTCGACGACCAAGGCTATCCTCTCTACCCTCCGAGCGCTGCGCACGCGAGAGCTGGTCCGCGGCCGCCTACCAATGAGCCTGTTGCGTTCGGCCATGGTGCACCGGCTGGCTATACGTTCCAATATTCGAACTGTACGGGAAAGCGAAAGGCATTGCTGATTGGAATCAATTACTTTGGCAGCAAGGCCGAGCTGAAGGGATGCATCAACGACGTTCACAATGTGTCCAACTTCTTGATCAACAATTACCATTACAAGCGCGAAGATATGGTTATCCTGACCGATGATCAATCCGAGCCCAGAATGCGGCCAACAAAGGCAAACATCCAAGACGCTATGGGCTGGCTTGTCAGAGGCGCACAGCCCAATGACTCCCTGTTCCTTCACTATTCCG GCCACGGTGGCCAGACCGAAGAtcaagacggcgacgaggaggacGGTTCCGACGAAGTCATATACCCTGTCGACTTTCAGCAAGCCGGACATATCGTCGACGATGAGATTCACTTCCGTGTTGTTAAGCCCTTGCAGGCGGGAGTTCGCCTTACAGCCATTTTCGATTCATGTCATTCAGCGACCGTCATGGATCTACCTTATGTATACTCTACCAAGGGTGTTCTCAAAGAGCCCAACTTGGCCAAGGAAGCCGGCCAGGGTCTCTTGGGGGCTATATCCTCGTATGCTTCGGGCGATATAGCCGGTGtgaccagcagcatcatgggCTTCGCCAAGCAGGCCTTCAGCGGAGATGGCGCTTACAAGAAGACGGTGGCTACACGGACATCATCAGCGGACGTTGTTATGTGGTCCGGCAGCAAAGATGATCAGACATC TGCGGATGCCTTTGTCGGAACTGAAGCCACTGGCGCCATGTCCTGGGCTTTCATTTCCGCCTTGAAAGCCAATCCTAAACAGAGCTACGTCGAGCTGCTCAACAGTATCCGAGAGATTCTCGAGACCAAGTATACTCAAAAGCCACAGCTGTCTTGCAGCCATCCTCTAG ATACCAACCTGATGTTTGTCATGTAA
- a CDS encoding uncharacterized protein (EggNog:ENOG41~MEROPS:MER0114503) yields MSGYPGQGYHGAGHHGGGGGYGYDNNNNNYPPQPSYNGGGYGGQGGYNAGPPQQGYGPPQGGYGGQGGYPPQQQYNSPAPGGYNGPPPQQGGYGNYQQPPPQHGGYGPPQGGYGGHQNQYRPPSHPPPPGVDDQGYPLYPPSAAHARAGPRPPTNEPVAFGHGAPAGYTFQYSNCTGKRKALLIGINYFGSKAELKGCINDVHNVSNFLINNYHYKREDMVILTDDQSEPRMRPTKANIQDAMGWLVRGAQPNDSLFLHYSGHGGQTEDQDGDEEDGSDEVIYPVDFQQAGHIVDDEIHFRVVKPLQAGVRLTAIFDSCHSATVMDLPYVYSTKGVLKEPNLAKEAGQGLLGAISSYASGDIAGVTSSIMGFAKQAFSGDGAYKKTVATRTSSADVVMWSGSKDDQTSADAFVGTEATGAMSWAFISALKANPKQSYVELLNSIREILETKYTQKPQLSCSHPLGMLIL; encoded by the exons ATGTCCGGATATCCTGGCCAGGGTTACCACGGCGCGGGCCACCacggtggcggtggtggctaCGGAtacgacaacaacaacaacaactatCCTCCCCAACCCAGCTATAACGGCGGCGGCTATGGTGGACAGGGAGGATACAACGCTGGCCCTCCCCAGCAAGGGTACGGCCCTCCTCAGGGCGGCTATGGAGGGCAGGGCGGCTATCCTCCCCAGCAACAGTACAACTCGCCTGCCCCGGGCGGCTACAACggccctcctcctcaacaaGGCGGCTACGGCAACTACCAGCAGCCTCCGCCGCAGCATGGAGGATACGGGCCGCCTCAGGGAGGATATGGCGGCCATCAAAACCAATACCGTCCTCCTTCGCATCCTCCGCCTCCAGGCGTCGACGACCAAGGCTATCCTCTCTACCCTCCGAGCGCTGCGCACGCGAGAGCTGGTCCGCGGCCGCCTACCAATGAGCCTGTTGCGTTCGGCCATGGTGCACCGGCTGGCTATACGTTCCAATATTCGAACTGTACGGGAAAGCGAAAGGCATTGCTGATTGGAATCAATTACTTTGGCAGCAAGGCCGAGCTGAAGGGATGCATCAACGACGTTCACAATGTGTCCAACTTCTTGATCAACAATTACCATTACAAGCGCGAAGATATGGTTATCCTGACCGATGATCAATCCGAGCCCAGAATGCGGCCAACAAAGGCAAACATCCAAGACGCTATGGGCTGGCTTGTCAGAGGCGCACAGCCCAATGACTCCCTGTTCCTTCACTATTCCG GCCACGGTGGCCAGACCGAAGAtcaagacggcgacgaggaggacGGTTCCGACGAAGTCATATACCCTGTCGACTTTCAGCAAGCCGGACATATCGTCGACGATGAGATTCACTTCCGTGTTGTTAAGCCCTTGCAGGCGGGAGTTCGCCTTACAGCCATTTTCGATTCATGTCATTCAGCGACCGTCATGGATCTACCTTATGTATACTCTACCAAGGGTGTTCTCAAAGAGCCCAACTTGGCCAAGGAAGCCGGCCAGGGTCTCTTGGGGGCTATATCCTCGTATGCTTCGGGCGATATAGCCGGTGtgaccagcagcatcatgggCTTCGCCAAGCAGGCCTTCAGCGGAGATGGCGCTTACAAGAAGACGGTGGCTACACGGACATCATCAGCGGACGTTGTTATGTGGTCCGGCAGCAAAGATGATCAGACATC TGCGGATGCCTTTGTCGGAACTGAAGCCACTGGCGCCATGTCCTGGGCTTTCATTTCCGCCTTGAAAGCCAATCCTAAACAGAGCTACGTCGAGCTGCTCAACAGTATCCGAGAGATTCTCGAGACCAAGTATACTCAAAAGCCACAGCTGTCTTGCAGCCATCCTCTAGGTATGTTGATTTTGTGA
- a CDS encoding uncharacterized protein (EggNog:ENOG41~TransMembrane:1 (i235-257o)) has product MSYVDNLSGQFGELGIGGGRPTSQSYQSHPPDQHGGYGYHSSNDDGAPPGPPPSQYHAPPQPSSDSPPLPGGWVSFFDQNTQRWSYNNPETGATRSEPPRVDPPYNPPLDKPPIPEGWAPFFDPKYQQWYYVFKKTEFSQWEPPPGTLPPQFPTQSPPSQDSRGSGSSPYPPSAAYGQSQGGYPAPPFTSHSSYGGSPAPPAGYGAPSGSGQYGGYGGENHGREEKQKSSSGKSVFLGAAGGVAAGLVGGALLHHALEDDSSSDEERERPQYVPPQPVIVEENRTEYVYNNDLPTRDEEGHYVSESDRESVEEAREEYEEALHDVEDSSSPSSSDYEELEEAREEYEEEYKETYED; this is encoded by the exons ATGTCGTACGTTGACAACCTCTCAGGCCAATTTGGCGAACTCGGAATCGGAGGGGGCCGGCCAACCTCTCAGTCCTATCAGTCTCATCCCCCCG ACCAGCATGGGGGATATGGCTACCATTCTTCAAACGATGATGGGGCTCCTCCCGGGCCTCCCCCTTCGCAATATCACGCTCCTCCCCAGCCTTCGTCTGACAGTCCGCCTCTTCCTGGAGGCTGGGTCTCTTTCTTTGACCAGAACACCCAGCGATGGTCCTACAACAACCCAGAAACCGGAGCCACCCGGTCAGAACCTCCTCGTGTTGACCCTCCGTATAACCCTCCCTTAGACAAGCCGCCTATCCCCGAGGGATGGGCCCCCTTCTTTGACCCTAAATACCAACAATGGTACTACGTTTTCAAAAAGACTGAGTTTTCTCAGTGGGAGCCCCCCCCGGGTACACTCCCCCCGCAATTTCCTACGCAGTCACCCCCGAGCCAAGATTCGCGTGGCAGTGGCTCTTCGCCGTACCCCCCCTCAGCCGCTTATGGACAATCGCAAGGAGGCTATCCAGCTCCCCCATTTACTTCCCATTCGTCTTACGGTGGCTCACCAGCGCCTCCGGCGGGCTATGGCGCCCCTTCAGGCTCAGGGCAGTATGGCGGCTATGGCGGCGAAAATCACGGcagagaggagaagcagaagagctCTTCTGGAAAGTCTGTATTTCTCGGTGCAGCTGGTGGTGTCGCCGCCGGCCTTGTGGGAGGTGCTCTCTTGCACCACGCTCTGGAGGACGACAGTAGCagtgatgaagagagagagcgtcCGCAGTACGTCCCACCTCAACCTGTCATTGTAGAGGAAAATCGAACCGAGTACGTTTACAACAACGATCTCCCCACGAGAGACGAAGAGGGACACTATGTGTCTGAGAGTGACCGGGAATCGGTCGAAGAGGCACGAGAGGAATATGAAGAGGCTCTTCATGATGTTGAAGATTCTAGTAGCCCTAGTAGTAGCGATTATGAAGAGCTAGAAGAAGCTAGGGAAGAGTACGAGGAAGAGTACAAGGAAACGTACGAGGACTAG
- a CDS encoding uncharacterized protein (EggNog:ENOG41~TransMembrane:12 (i112-131o151-168i180-197o203-224i236-258o270-289i347-365o385-406i432-452o464-485i492-512o524-546i)) produces MQSFRQYSSLGKRLEAQLHRTRTENHTIPSTTDVQPADVDLEAPSSGSTDVEDDASQLERPLSKIGTNLAAALTGITKQQHPDANDKNVFVVSFEGPNDPLNPRNWSLTKRVFCTFNVGMIALVVGMAASIDSAVIARAAKDFGVGQVAEALATGLFLVGFGFGALIAGPMSETVGRNPVYFGSLAIYMLFLMGAGLSKSLGAQLVCRFFAGFFGESPLSTVGGSISDMWDPLNRLIAFPIFATAGLMGPVTGPIIGGWISQSSDVSWRWVEWVSIIASGTLLVSLLLFQPETYEPILLQWKASHLRRLTGDKRYVSVAEIQHLPFSTRMLTAVKRPFIMTIQEPTIMLWTGYLTVVYLMLFGFLDGYTFVFQQTYNLSDGITGLLFLGIGVGLLLAALILTPLLYRWAKKEITKLQTEKPDGSARIPPEFFLWYALIGAPAIPISFFWMGWTAYPHVSIWSPVLASVLFGFGILSVFVSTYMYLIDMYEVFAASALTMITLVRYVASGGMIEISIPMYKNLGIHWALTMLGLISLVFTTVPYAFYRFGPWIRSKSRFAKAQ; encoded by the exons ATGCAGTCTTTCCGGCAGTACAGCTCTCTAGGCAAACGCCTAGAAGCCCAATTGCATCGAACTCGAACAGAAAATCACACTATTCCATCCACAACAGATGTGCAGCCCGCCGATGTCGACTTAGAAGCACCTTCGTCTGGTTCAACAGATGTCGAAGACGATGCATCGCAACTCGAACGGCCTCTTAGCAAGATAGGCACAAAtctagcagcagcgcttACGGGGATAACAAAACAGCAACACCCGGATGCGAACGACAAGAATGTGTTTGTCGTAAGCTTTGAAGGGCCAAACGACCCGTTGAACCCACGCAATTGGTCACTTACCAAACGAGTATTCTGTACCTTCAATGTCGGCATGATTGCGCTTGTGGTTGGTATGGCGGCGTCTATAGACTCAGCAGTTATTGCCAGAGCGGCAAAGGATTTTGGAGTTGGTCAAGTTGCCGAGGCACTTGCAACAGGCTTG TTCCTTGTTGGTTTTGGATTCGGCGCTCTCATTGCCGGCCCAATGTCGGAAACGGTCGGACGTAACCCCGTATACTTTGGCTCGTTGGCGATATATATGCTTTTTCTTATGGGAGCAGGGTTATCAAAATCTTTGGGCGCACAGCTGGTGTGTCGATTCTTTGCCGGATTCTTTGGAGAGTCGCCACTGTCTACTGTTGGAGGATCTATTAGCGATATGTGGGATCCTCTGAACCGCTTGATTGCGTTTCCCATATTTGCAA CTGCTGGTCTCATGGGCCCAGTTACTGGACCTATCATTGGCGGCTGGATCTCTCAGTCATCAGACGTATCCTGGCGTTGGGTGGAATGGGTTTCTATCATCGCATCCGGAACTCTTCTCGTATCACTGCTTCTCTTCCAACCCGAGACGTATGAGCCAATTCTACTGCAGTGGAAGGCGAGTCACCTCCGCCGACTGACCGGAGATAAGCGCTACGTCTCTGTTGCCGAAATACAACATTTGCCCTTCAGCACCCGCATGTTGACGGCAGTGAAGCGACCGTTTATTATGACAATCCAAGAACCCACAATTATGTTATGGACCGGATATTTAACTGTTGTCTATTTGATGCTGTTTGGTTTCCTCGACGGCTATACGTTTGTTTTCCAGCAAACGTACAACCTCTCTGACGGTATTACTGGTCTCCTCTTTTTGGGCATTGGAGTTGGACTCCTTCTGGCCGCCCTGATACTTACTCCACTCCTCTACAGatgggcgaagaaggagatcACCAAGCTTCAAACCGAAAAGCCTGATGGAAGTGCTCGCATTCCACCTGAATTCTTTCTTTGGTATGCCCTCATCGGCGCACCGGCCATCcccatctctttcttctggaTGGGCTGGACAGCATACCCCCATGTAAGCATTTGGTCCCCTGTTTTGGCCTCGGTGCTTTTCGGATTCGGCATCCTTTCTGTCTTTGTGTCGACATACATGTATCTCATCGACATGTACGAAGTATTCGCAGCAAGCGCTTTGACAATGATTACACTGGTGCGCTACGTTGCCTCGGGTGGAATGATCGAAATATCTATCCCGATGTATAAGAACCTTGGTATTCACTGGGCTTTGACCATGCTGGGACTTATCTCACTGGTCTTCACAACAGTGCCGTATGCATTTTACCGATTCGGTCCCTGGATTCGATCAAAGAGTCGGTTTGCAAAGGCACAGTGA